The Opitutus sp. DNA window GCGGTTCTTCCCGAACTGATCGCGTGACCGCAGTGGCCTTGCATCACCCCTGCAAGACTAGCGCAGTGCGTGGGTAGATGAACCGGAATCAGGCGAATGAAACGGCCTGATTCATCAAACCTTTGTCCAAACTCGTCAAACCTGATGGCGGTTTACAAAGGCCTGCCGAATCGGCAGGCCTTTTTTGTGCGTAAACCCAGCGGTCACTTAAAGCTAATCGAGGGAACGGCATCCGACTTGGCGTCAGCAGCGGGTTGCGCAACGATGGCCTGAGGCAATGACGCACGTAACAGGGAGGCGCGCTCGGCCCACTGACCCTCCAGATCAATGCTGGCGACTTGCTCGATGTAGCGGATCGCCTCGGCGCTGTTGCCACTCACAGCGGCCAGCGTGGCCAGGTGGTAGGCAGCCTCAGCACGAACCATTTTGGCCACAACCAAATCGGCCGTAATCAACTTCAGCGCGGCCTCACCCTCAGATGCCGAACCCGCCTGCACGGCAGAAATAGCTCCACCGAGGCGAGCGCGCTGGCCAAACGTGGTGTCTTTCAGGATACCCGCCGCCTTACCATAAAACGCACGCGCATCAGTGTAATTACCGGCAGCATAAGCCTGATCAGCCAGTCGCACCTCGGCCAAACCACCCAGCGCGTGATCCGCATGCGAAGCGGTAAACGCCTTGAGTTGTGCATCGCTGGTAGCGCTGGCGTACTCAGCCGCGATCGCTTTCTCGCGTTGCGCGGAGACGATCTCGTAACCGCCCTTGGCCAAAATCCCCACCAGCACGATAGCGCAAGCAGCCAGTACCGTGCGCGAGTTTTGCTCCCAAAACAGGCGCAACCGATCCTCGAACGTCGGGGCAATATAAGCCGCGTCGATCGAGACCAGATTGCGGTCGTCACCTGAAGATGGAGTGGAATCTGAATGCGGGGTCATGGACATGGTTTTGAAATTAAACGGTCACCGAAACAGATCATGCGTAGGCCGTAAAGGCGGGATTCAAATCACGTCTTTACGTCTTCGCCCGAGTCAAGGCGTGAGCTTGGCGGCTTCGGTTTCGAGCCGGGTGACCAACTCGTCCATCTGGTCAATGACCGCCTGAACTGTCTCGCGCTTAGACAGGTCGACGCCGGCTTTGCGCAGCTGTTCCATCGGGTGGTCGTTGCCGCCGCTCTTGAGCAGCGTGAGATAACGTGCGGTCGCGCCGGCGCGTTCGTCGGCCGTGCCCGTGTTCATCGCCTTGTAGATCTGCGCCGAGGAGGCGAAGCAGGTGGCGTATTGGTAAACGTAGTAAGGCGAGTTATAGAAATGCGGGATGCGCGTCCAGGTGTAGCGGTAGAGCTCATCAAGTGTGACGGCATCACCGTAGTAAGCCTTGAGCAGGTCGCCGTAGAGCGCGCTGAACACGTCGGCGGTCAGCGGTTGCCCCTTCTCAGCGAGCGTGTGCGCGCGCAGCTCGAAATCCGCAAACATCACCTGAGTATAGAAGGTTCCCACAATCGCATCGATGGCATGCTGCAGCAGGAGGAACCGCTCCTTGGAGTTGGCACTTTCGGCCAGGAGTTTTTCCAGCAACAGGCGCTCGTTGATGGTCGAGGCAACCTCCGCCACGAAGATCGTATAATCAGAGGTGACGAAGGGCTGATTCTCCTCGGACAGGCGCGTGTGCATCGCATGCCCCATCTCGTGGGCGAAGGTAAAAACCGCATCGAGCGTGTCGTTGTAGTTCATCAACACGTAGGGTCCAACACCGTACACGCCCGCACTGTACGCACCGGAGCGCTTGCCGTCGTTCTCGTACACATCAAGGCGGTTACGCGCCAGCAGGTCGGCGTACTTTTGCTGATATTCGGTACCGAGGGGCTCGATGGATTTCAGCACCAGATCACGCGCCGGAGCGTAGGGCCAAACCGTCTCGTCTTTAACCAGAGGAATCTGCCCGTCGTACAGGTGATAGCTGTCGAGCCCAAGGAGCTTTTGGCGGAGTTTCAAATAACGCTGCAAAGGTGCGGTGCCTGCGCGAACGGTTTCCACCAACGTGGTGTAAACCTCCTGCGGGATCGCGTTGCCATCGAGGGCGCGCGCCAGCGTCGTGGGGTAGGCGCGCGCTTGGGACATAAACCAGCCGCGCTCCAAGGTGCCCCGATAAATCGCCGCGTAGGTATTCTTGGTGGCCTCGTAGGTTTTCAGGTACGCCGCAAAAGCCTTGGCGCGATCAGCCTGATTGTAGTTGGTCGCCAAAATCGACTGATAAGCGCCGGGCGAAAGTGTCACCGCACGGCCGTCGGAGAGCGTGACTGAGGGGAATTTAATGTCAGAGGTGCTCAGCTCGGAGTAAACCGACTGGGGCGTCTCGCAGAAGCGGGTGGCGAAGGAGAGGAGCTTTTCCCCCTTCTCGTCGAGCACGTGCTGCTGCTGGCGGTAGGCGTCGAGGATCGTGAACCGGTAAGGCGATAAATCGGGCGTGGCATCGAGCCAGCCGCGCATCATTGCCTCCGGCACGGCGAGCAGCTCGGGGTTGAACCAGGCGGTGGCGGTGCCGAATTTGGCGAAGAGGGCCTGCACTCGCTGCAAGCGACCGGCGATATCTTGATTACGCGTGTCGGTGTCGCGCTGGAGCGACGGGTAACGATAAACGCGATACTGGATGATCCCGATTTCGTCGTAGAGTCGGTAGGCCTTGAGCACGGCGGCGGGGCCGTCCTTGAGCGTGCCCTTAAGCGCGGCGAACTCATCCATTTTAACCTCCATGGTTTTCATACCGGTCTCCCACGCCGGCCAGTCGGCGTAGATAGGCGAAAAATCCCATTTATAGGCGGCGTCGATTTCGGCGCGGTTACGCGTAGCGGGCTTGGTGGCGGCGAGGGCTTGGGTCATGAGCAAAAACGAGGCGGTGGCAAATAACAGCGGTCGGGCTGCGCGGGGGTGGGTTAGGCCAAACATCGTGCGACTAAGAATCTTTTCATCGCGTGCGTCGAGACATCGGCCAAGAAAGAATCCGTCTTTTTTTAACCTATGCTCCGCGCCCTTATTTTTGATTTTGACGGCCTTCTAGTGGACACCGAAACAGTGCTCATCGACGCCTGGGAGCAGATGCACGCCGTCGACGGCCTGCCGTGCGACCGCGCTGTGCTTCACCACATCGTCGGACATACCGACGTCATCTACGATTATTGGTCGGCCTACGGCCCCGAGATCAGCCGAGCCACACTGGAAACACGCTATCGCGAGACCGCCCGCGAACTCACCCTCGCCGCACCGCCTCTACCGGGCACGATCGACCTGCTCAATGCAGCCCGCGCCGCCGGTCTGCGTATCGGCCTCGCCTCCAACTCCACGCACGCCCACGTCGAAGGTCACCTCGAACACAGGGGCATGCGCGGCTACTTCGATTTCATCGCCTGCCGTGACGACGTCACCATCGGCAAACCCGAGCCCGACGTTTATCTGCACGCCCTCCAAGGACTCAGCGTCGAGCCGAGTGCCGCGCTCGCGTTTGAGGACTCGGTGCCTGGCCACGTTGCCGCCCACCGCGCCGGCCTGCGCGTTGTCGTCGTCCCCAATCCCTCGACCGGCCACTGCGAATTTACCCACGCCTGGCTCCAACTGACGTCGATGGCCGACACCTCCCTCGCCGCACTCACCCGCCAGTTTTCCACCTAAACCCAAAAAAGGGCGCGAGCGTGCCTCGGGGCGAGCACCCGCGCCCTGCATCAAAACACGTAGCCGCTCGCCAGTCGCGTATAGGCCTCGACCTGCAACCGCTGCCAAGCCTCGTCGCGGCCGAGCTCACCGGCCAGCAGCCGGGCAACCACAGGTGCCGCTTCGATCGAAGCACGGGCGTTGAGCAACAGCGCCCGCGTCCGCCGCGCCAATACGTCCTCCACCGTGCGCGCCATCTCGTTGCGCGCGTGCCAAACCACCTCGGCTTGCACGCACGCCAGAAGCGGGTGCACCGCAGCGGCGAGTTCGGGGCGCTGCGCCACCAGCGCGTGAATCGCCGGAGTATCGGAGCCGTAGCAGCCGTAACCGAGTTCATTTATTGGCTCAATCGCCGCCTCCCGCGACGTCGCCCCCTCGCCAGCCTCCTGCCAGCCATGAATGCGCAAGTCCACGGTCGGGCTCGTGCCAACACGCCGCGGCAAATCGGCGAGCGCCTCCGCACGGTCGATGACCTCTTCGCCCATTTGCCGATAAGTCGTCCACTTCCCCCCGGTAATCGTGACCAACCCGCCTGCGCTCACCACCAAGGTGTGATCTCGCGAAAGCGACGCCGTACGCCCCTGCCCTCCCGCCCGCACCAGCGGCCGTTGACCGGCGAACACGCTGAGCACGTCGCCCGCAGTGGGGGCCTCGGTAAGGAATTTGCCGGCGTGCTCCATCACAAAGGCACGCTCCTCATCGAGCGCCCGCGGCTCCGGCGTTGCCTGCGCGACCGGCGTATCGGTGGTGCCCACGACCACGCAATCGTGCCACGGCACCGCAAAGAGCACGCGTCCATCCGCAGTTTTCGGCACCATCAGGGCCGCGGCTCCAGGCAAGAACCGCTTCGGCAGTACCACGTGAATGCCTTGGCTCACCGTCACCAGCGACTCGACCTTCGGCTCCTCGATCCGACGCAGTTCATCGACAAAAACACCCGTGGCGTTGATCACCACCTTCGCCCGCACCGTGAACTCGCCGGCAGAGGCGCCCGCACCGACACCAGCCTCGTCGGCTTCGTAATCGCGCACCTTGGCACCCACGATGAGCCCTCCCGCGTCTTTAATGAACCCGGTGCACGCACAATAGTTAACCACCACCGCGCCTCGTTCAGCCGCCGTCTGCGCGAGTGATAGGGCCAGTCGCGCATCGTCGAACTGACCGTCGTGATAAACCACCCCGCCAACCAACCCCGCCGGCACCACGGTCGGCAACAGCCGCAACGCGTTCGCACGGTCAATGTGGTGCGAAGCACCCAGGCTCAAATCGCCCGCCAACCAGTCGTAAAGTTTGAGCCCCGTGGCATAGAAAAAACCGTCCCAACGTGTGTACGCTGGGATCACGAACGCCAGGTTACGCGTGAGGTGCGGCGCGTTACGCAGCAAGCGCCCGCGCTCACGCAGCGCGGTGCGCACTAACGCCACGTTCCCTTGTTTAAGATAACGCACCCCGCCATGCACCAACTTGGTCGAGCGACTCGATGTGCCTTTGGCAAAGTCATCGCGTTCAATGAGCGCCACCCGATGCCCGCGTGCGGCCGCCTCGACCGCCGCGCCGAGCCCCGTGGCACCACCGCCGACCACCAAAACGTCGAACTCATCACCCGCCCGCAACCGCTCCAGCATGGCGTCGCGTTGCATACTCAAAGTCCGGCCAGTTTCGCCCTTAACCAACCGGGCCTGTCGGTGGTGATGCTCGCCACCCCGGCGTCGACCAACTCACGGGCGCGGCGCGGGTCGTTCACTGTCCACACGTGCAATTCCAACTTCGCCTCGCGCAGCCGTTGCACCAGCGCCTTGTTGATCGGCCATCCCGCGCTCACATCGAGTCCGGCAAAACCCTCGGCCTGACAAAAACGAATCATCTCAGCGAGTTTATCGGGAGCCGAATCCGGCGTATCCGCCAAAAAAAACGCAGGGCATAGGGGCAACGCGCGCTTGGCTTCACTCAGCGTAGCCGCCTCGAAGCTGATCAACACGATTTGCTCCAGCGGAACCGGCCCCGCCTCGATCGCACGTCGCAAAGCGGGCACGAGCCCCTCGGCGGCCTTTAACTCCACGTATAGCCGCCGCCCGCTGGGCACGGTTGCCAACACCTCGGCCAGGGTCGGCACTCGCTCGTGGCGATAGGCCGCGCTTTTCCATACTCCCGCATCCAGTTTTTGGATTTCGGCCAAGGTCAACTCATCCACCCGAGCGTCCCGGCCGGTGGTGCGCAACAAAGTGGGATCATGGATCGCCACCACCTGCCCATCGCGCGTCAGGTGCACGTCGATCTCAACGGCGTCGGCCTGTTGCGCCCAGCCGAGCGACACGGAGGCGACGGTGGTTTCGGGGGCTTCCTGCGAAGCACCGCGATGCGCAACGAGGATGACGGGGGGTATCATGGACAAAAATCAGTCAAAAAGTCCGCCCTGACGCAACGCCGCACGTTTATCCGCATCGAGCGTGCTCATCTCCAGCAGCCAGGCGCAGGACTGGCCGGCCAAAGAGGGTTCCGCAGCCAGTCGAGTTAGCAGCAAAGCCCCCGCCAGCGCATCGTAAAGTGCCGCGTGATACCGCCGGCGGTCAGGCGGACAATGCAGTGAGGCCAACTCATCGAGTTGCCCCTGTAACCCAAACACCGCCACCACCTCGGCCAGTTTAGCCGATGCCAGTGAAGGATAGAGCTGGGGGTAAAGCCGCCCAGTGTCGATCCACGGCCCCCAGTCGGTGACCGCCTGACCGGGTCGGGCGAAATCGGGTGAAGTCCGCGGGTAAGGCCAAGCGGATTTGACGAGGGTGTTTTCCGCGTTGGCGAAATGAGCCGCCAGCGGGCCTGTTTCACGCCACTGCGCGAAAGCCTCAAAGTCCTCGATGAACGGAGCGTGTTGGGCGACCGCTGCCGCATCGATGCCATGAATGGCCGCATCATCGGCGCGGATTCGGCCCATGGCCCGGCACAGCCGCGTTTGAGAGGAAACCACTTCCGTGCCACGCAACGTGACCACCCCGTATTCGAGAATACCAGACGCAATGCTGCCCTCGAAATCGACGAAGTGAATGAGTTGGTCAGTCCAGGTGTTGCACACGGAACACTCGGAACATACGGAACGGACGGAGTCGAAACCTAGTTCAGCTCAAAATTTTTCCGTGTATTTCGTGTATTCCGTGGGCAAACATGTCTCCTGTGGATCTCACGCCCTACCGCTCGTTTCTAAAAGAACTCGCTCTGCAAAGCGGCGAATTAATCAGGCCGCTCTTCGCCAACCCATCGTTGGCCGTTGAGTTTAAATCCGATCAGTCTCCCGTGACCGCCGCCGACCGGGGTGCCGAGGAACTGCTGCGCACGCTCATCGCCGCCAAGTTTCCCGCCCACGGGATCATCGGCGAGGAACACGGTAACGACCGGGCCGACGCCGAATTCGTCTGGGTGCTCGATCCGATTGATGGCACCAAAGCGTTCATCACCGGAGTGCCGCTGTGGGGCACGCTCATCGGCCTTCTCCATAACGGCCAGCCCGTGCTCGGAGCGATCCACCAACCCATTCTGAGTCAACTCATGATCGGCGACGGCAAAGTGACCACGCTTAACGAGCGGCCGGTGACGGTGCGGCCCTGCTCGCGCATCGAAGAGGCCACGCTGCTCACCAGCGACCCGCTCAACCCGGCCATCTATCAAAACGGGGCCGCCTACGAGGCATTAACCCAACGCGCCCGCTTGGTGCGGACCTGGGGTGATTGTTACGGTTACCTGCTGCTGGCAGCGGGTTGGGCTGACGTGGCCATGGACCCGATCATGAACCCTTGGGACATCGCCGCATTGGTCCCGGTGATACGCGGTGCCGGCGGAGTGATCACCGACTGGCAAGGTGCCGCCGCCTACCCCGCAGAGTCCACCGTCGCCGCCGGACCCGGCCTGCACGCCCAGGTGATCGCCGCACTCGCAGCACGCACCGCCTGAGTCGAACCACTACAGGCGCTTACTGTCTCACCCGATTTCACGCATTAACACCCTCTGGCATCATGAACTGTATTAAAAAATCATCCATTTATTTGGTCTTAACTTTGGCCCTCGCCGGTGCGAGCCGCCTCCCTGCCGAGAAGATGACGCTGACCGATAAACAAGGCCGCACCCTCACGGCAGACGTACTCGCCATCGAAAAGGACACTGGAAAGGTGAAAATCAAACGTGAAGACGGCCAGATTTTTAGCCTGCCCCTCGATAACCTGATCACGGCCGACCACGACAAACTCTTGGTGCTGGCTGACACGTTAGCAGCTGCAGAGGCCGCTAAACCACTCAAGCCCGACGCCATCAAATTGGAGCTTAACCGAGGCAATTTTAAGACCACCAAAAAATCCGAGGACGTCAAACTCACTACAGGAGACACCGTCAAAGACGGGGTAACCATTACCCAAGAAAACTGGGGTTACGCGCTGACGATTTCCAATCGTACGCCCAAACCCATCGACGAACTTCGCGCGGAATATCGGCTCTTCGCAACCGTGGATAACATGGGCGTGGCGGAGGATAAACTGGTTTTGAAAAATAAAGCCTATAAAACCCCTATCGAGAAAATCGAAGCCTTGAACAAAATCACCCTGCGCACCGAAACAATCGCAGCAGTCAAAATGGCGTACAACGGAAACATCGTATCGAGTAAAACGGGCCGCAGTGAATCCGGTGAGCGACTCTACGGCATCTGGCTACGCGTCTTCCGCGGCGACCAACTCGTCCAGGAAATCGCCATGCCAGATAGCCTGCGCACTAAAGAAAAATGGTGATTAGGGGGCCGTATCGGCCATTCCCCCCCCCCCCCCCCCGAATCACAGCCCCGCACCAACAGGTCCGCTTAACGGCGGGCCTTTTTTGCGGGCGCTTTGTACTCAGCGGTGACGATGGATGAAAAACCGCCGCGGGCCTTGAAGTCGGCGATGATCACCAATGAG harbors:
- the pepF gene encoding oligoendopeptidase F, whose translation is MTQALAATKPATRNRAEIDAAYKWDFSPIYADWPAWETGMKTMEVKMDEFAALKGTLKDGPAAVLKAYRLYDEIGIIQYRVYRYPSLQRDTDTRNQDIAGRLQRVQALFAKFGTATAWFNPELLAVPEAMMRGWLDATPDLSPYRFTILDAYRQQQHVLDEKGEKLLSFATRFCETPQSVYSELSTSDIKFPSVTLSDGRAVTLSPGAYQSILATNYNQADRAKAFAAYLKTYEATKNTYAAIYRGTLERGWFMSQARAYPTTLARALDGNAIPQEVYTTLVETVRAGTAPLQRYLKLRQKLLGLDSYHLYDGQIPLVKDETVWPYAPARDLVLKSIEPLGTEYQQKYADLLARNRLDVYENDGKRSGAYSAGVYGVGPYVLMNYNDTLDAVFTFAHEMGHAMHTRLSEENQPFVTSDYTIFVAEVASTINERLLLEKLLAESANSKERFLLLQHAIDAIVGTFYTQVMFADFELRAHTLAEKGQPLTADVFSALYGDLLKAYYGDAVTLDELYRYTWTRIPHFYNSPYYVYQYATCFASSAQIYKAMNTGTADERAGATARYLTLLKSGGNDHPMEQLRKAGVDLSKRETVQAVIDQMDELVTRLETEAAKLTP
- a CDS encoding HAD-IA family hydrolase, with protein sequence MLRALIFDFDGLLVDTETVLIDAWEQMHAVDGLPCDRAVLHHIVGHTDVIYDYWSAYGPEISRATLETRYRETARELTLAAPPLPGTIDLLNAARAAGLRIGLASNSTHAHVEGHLEHRGMRGYFDFIACRDDVTIGKPEPDVYLHALQGLSVEPSAALAFEDSVPGHVAAHRAGLRVVVVPNPSTGHCEFTHAWLQLTSMADTSLAALTRQFST
- a CDS encoding glycerol-3-phosphate dehydrogenase/oxidase; the encoded protein is MQRDAMLERLRAGDEFDVLVVGGGATGLGAAVEAAARGHRVALIERDDFAKGTSSRSTKLVHGGVRYLKQGNVALVRTALRERGRLLRNAPHLTRNLAFVIPAYTRWDGFFYATGLKLYDWLAGDLSLGASHHIDRANALRLLPTVVPAGLVGGVVYHDGQFDDARLALSLAQTAAERGAVVVNYCACTGFIKDAGGLIVGAKVRDYEADEAGVGAGASAGEFTVRAKVVINATGVFVDELRRIEEPKVESLVTVSQGIHVVLPKRFLPGAAALMVPKTADGRVLFAVPWHDCVVVGTTDTPVAQATPEPRALDEERAFVMEHAGKFLTEAPTAGDVLSVFAGQRPLVRAGGQGRTASLSRDHTLVVSAGGLVTITGGKWTTYRQMGEEVIDRAEALADLPRRVGTSPTVDLRIHGWQEAGEGATSREAAIEPINELGYGCYGSDTPAIHALVAQRPELAAAVHPLLACVQAEVVWHARNEMARTVEDVLARRTRALLLNARASIEAAPVVARLLAGELGRDEAWQRLQVEAYTRLASGYVF
- a CDS encoding glycerophosphodiester phosphodiesterase — protein: MIPPVILVAHRGASQEAPETTVASVSLGWAQQADAVEIDVHLTRDGQVVAIHDPTLLRTTGRDARVDELTLAEIQKLDAGVWKSAAYRHERVPTLAEVLATVPSGRRLYVELKAAEGLVPALRRAIEAGPVPLEQIVLISFEAATLSEAKRALPLCPAFFLADTPDSAPDKLAEMIRFCQAEGFAGLDVSAGWPINKALVQRLREAKLELHVWTVNDPRRARELVDAGVASITTDRPGWLRAKLAGL
- a CDS encoding 3'-5' exonuclease produces the protein MCNTWTDQLIHFVDFEGSIASGILEYGVVTLRGTEVVSSQTRLCRAMGRIRADDAAIHGIDAAAVAQHAPFIEDFEAFAQWRETGPLAAHFANAENTLVKSAWPYPRTSPDFARPGQAVTDWGPWIDTGRLYPQLYPSLASAKLAEVVAVFGLQGQLDELASLHCPPDRRRYHAALYDALAGALLLTRLAAEPSLAGQSCAWLLEMSTLDADKRAALRQGGLFD
- the hisN gene encoding histidinol-phosphatase, which encodes MDLTPYRSFLKELALQSGELIRPLFANPSLAVEFKSDQSPVTAADRGAEELLRTLIAAKFPAHGIIGEEHGNDRADAEFVWVLDPIDGTKAFITGVPLWGTLIGLLHNGQPVLGAIHQPILSQLMIGDGKVTTLNERPVTVRPCSRIEEATLLTSDPLNPAIYQNGAAYEALTQRARLVRTWGDCYGYLLLAAGWADVAMDPIMNPWDIAALVPVIRGAGGVITDWQGAAAYPAESTVAAGPGLHAQVIAALAARTA